The following proteins are co-located in the Solanum pennellii chromosome 1, SPENNV200 genome:
- the LOC107018637 gene encoding uncharacterized protein LOC107018637, translating into MAEYEACILGLKMAIGMNVYELLVIGDSGLLIRQVQGEWTVKNPKIIPYVKYVQKLCKRFRKIEFRHTPRIQNELADALATIASMIKHLDTDYIDPLDIELKEHPVYCSHVEVEPDGLPWYFDKKKYLESGIYPEDVASNQKKSIRRMDLNFFLSGEILYSRTPYLVFSNVLMSSKLRSLLNR; encoded by the coding sequence ATGGCCgaatacgaagcttgtattcttggtttgaaaatggccatcgGCATGAATGTCTATGAGTTgttggttattggagattcagGCCTTCTGATTCGtcaagttcaaggagaatggaCTGTGAAGAACCCAAAGATTATACCATACGTAAAGTATGTGCAGAAGTTGTGCAAAAGATTTCGTAAGATCGAGTTTAGACATACTCCtagaatacaaaatgaattggccgatgctcttgccaccatcgCTTCGATGATTAAACATCTGGATACAGATTATATTGATCCTTtggatatagagttgaaagaacatccaGTCTATTGTTCGCATGTTGAGGTAGAACCAGACGGTTTGCCATGGTATTTCGATAAaaagaagtatttggagtcCGGGATTTATCCTGAAGATGTTGCGTCCAATcagaagaagtcgatacgccgtatggatctcaatttctttttaagtgGAGAAATCCTATATAGCAGGACTCCATACTTAGTCTTTTCAAATGTGTTGATGTCGTCTAAGCTGCGAAGCTTATTGAACAGATAA